TTATCCGTCAAAGCGGGACCGGGAGCATGCGTACGCAGATCGTGCCCGATGCCGCCACCTGCCCGGAGTGCCTTGCGGAGATGAATAATCCGCAGGAGCGCCGCTACCGCTATCCGTTTATCAACTGCACCCACTGCGGGCCGCGCTTTACCATTATTCGCGCCATGCCTTATGACCGCCCGCTGACCTCCATGTCTCCGTTCCCTCTTTGTCCGTCCTGTGCGGCGGATTACGGTAATCCTGCCGATCGCCGCTTTCATGCTCAACCGGTTGCCTGCGCCGAGTGCGGGCCGCAGCTGGAATGGCGCGGCGCGGTGGAGAACCTGCTTGGCGATGCCGCTTTAGAAACGGCAATTGCCCGTCTGATGGCGGGTGACATCGTGGCGGTGAAGGGGCTGGGCGGTTTTCATCTGGTATGCGATGCCGGAAATCGTGATGCGGTGGCGACGCTGCGGGCGCGCAAGCATCGTCCGGCAAAACCGCTGGCGGTGATGCTGGCGACAACGACGGGACTGCCCGAACAGGCGCTTAAGCTGCTGACATCCCCCGCCGCGCCGATCGTGCTGCTGAATAAAGCGCAGGTTGCTGGCCTGGGCGACCAAATTGCGCCAGGGCTTGCGGAAGTAGGGGGGATGTTGCCGTCTAATCCATTGCAGCATTTACTTTCGCAGGCGCTGGCGCGCCCTTTAGTGATGACCTCCGGCAACCTTAGCGGCCGCCCGCCCGCGTTGACCAACGACCAGGCGCTGGCGGATCTCGTCGGGATTGCCGACGGTTTTCTGCTGCATAATCGCGAGATTGTGCAGCGGATGGACGATTCCGTGGTGCGGCAAAGCGGCGAGATGCTGCGCCGCGCTCGCGGCTATGTGCCGGACGCGCTGCCGCTGCCGCCGGGATTCCACGACGTACCGCCGCTGCTGGCCCTCGGCTCGGATATGAAAAATACCTTTTGCCTGCTGCGCGGCGATGAAGCGGTGCTCAGTCAGCATTTTGGCGACCTCGGTGACGAGGGCGTAGAAGGGCAGTGGCGGCAAGCGCTGCATTTGATGCAGGAGATCTACGCTTTTACGCCGCAGCGGGTGGTGGTTGATGCCCATCCCGGCTATCGCGCCTCGCAGTGGGCGGCGTCGCTATTGCTGCCGGTGGAGCGCGTTTTACATCACCATGCCCATGCAGCCGCCTGCCTGGCTGAACATCGCTGGCCGCTGGACGGCGGCGATGTCATCGCCCTGACGCTCGACGGCATTGGAATGGGGGAAAACGGCGAGCTATGGGGCGGCGAGTGCCTGCGGGTTAACTATCACGAGTGCGAACGGCTTGGCGGCTTGCCCGCGGTGGCGCTGCCCGGCGGTGACCTCGCCGCCCGTCAGCCGTGGCGCAATCTGCTCGCTCAGTGCCTGGCGTTTGTGCCTGACTGGCAGAACTATGCTGAAACCGCCGCGCTGTGTCAGCAAAACTGGCCGCTGCTGGCGCGGGCCATTGAGCGCGGCATTAATGCGCCTAAAGCGTCGTCGTGTGGACGTCTGTTTGACGCCGTCGCCTGCGCGTTGGGCTGCGCGCCGCAAACCCTGAGCTATGAGGGCGAGGCGGCCTGTCGACTGGAGGCGCTGGCGGCAACCTGCGAAAGCGTTGATCACCCGATGACGTTACCGTGGCGCGACGGCGTGCTGGACCTGGCGAGGTTCTGGCAGCAGTGGCTCGGCTGGCAGGCCAATCCGGCGCAAAAAGCCTGGGCTTTTCACGATGCTCTGGCCTGTGGGCTGGCGGCAATGATGCGTGATTGTGCGAACGCGCGGGACATTCACACCCTGGCTTTTGGCGGCGGAGTACTGCATAACCGGCTGCTGGCGGCGCGATTAGCCTTTTATCTTCATGATTTTACTCTGCTGTTTCCGCAGCAACTACCCGCAGGCGATGGGGCGCTCGCCCTCGGCCAGGCGGTTATCGCTGCGGCCCGTCTTCAGGTTTAAAGGACACCAATATGATAATGATGATTTTGCGTCAGCAGCCGCGCGCAGCGGCGCTGGTGCTGGCATTAATTGCGGCCAATTTGCTGGCCTGGGGCTGGGCGTTTGTCGCGTTCGGCGGCAGTGGCGCGCTAATGGCTGCCAGCCTGCTGGCCTGGGGTTACGGCCTGCGCCATGCGGTGGATGCCGACCATATCGCGGCGATCGATAACGTGACCCGCAAAATGATGCAGCAGGGGCGGCGGCCTTTCGGCGTTGGCGCGTGGTTTTCGCTGGGCCACTCGTCAATTGTGGTGCTGGCTTCGGCGGCGATTGCCGCGACCGCCACCGCGTTTGGTCAACAGATGAGTTGGTTTCACGATACCGGCAGCGTGATCGGCACCGCCGTGTCGGCGCTATTTTTGCTGGTGATGGCGTTTATCAACCTGG
This Klebsiella sp. RHBSTW-00484 DNA region includes the following protein-coding sequences:
- the hypF gene encoding carbamoyltransferase HypF, translating into MNGVQIRIRGKVQGVGFRPFVWQLAQELGLCGDVCNDGDGVLVRLGGGDAAFLAGLTQNCPPLARIDSTQVQSFVWAIAPSGFIIRQSGTGSMRTQIVPDAATCPECLAEMNNPQERRYRYPFINCTHCGPRFTIIRAMPYDRPLTSMSPFPLCPSCAADYGNPADRRFHAQPVACAECGPQLEWRGAVENLLGDAALETAIARLMAGDIVAVKGLGGFHLVCDAGNRDAVATLRARKHRPAKPLAVMLATTTGLPEQALKLLTSPAAPIVLLNKAQVAGLGDQIAPGLAEVGGMLPSNPLQHLLSQALARPLVMTSGNLSGRPPALTNDQALADLVGIADGFLLHNREIVQRMDDSVVRQSGEMLRRARGYVPDALPLPPGFHDVPPLLALGSDMKNTFCLLRGDEAVLSQHFGDLGDEGVEGQWRQALHLMQEIYAFTPQRVVVDAHPGYRASQWAASLLLPVERVLHHHAHAAACLAEHRWPLDGGDVIALTLDGIGMGENGELWGGECLRVNYHECERLGGLPAVALPGGDLAARQPWRNLLAQCLAFVPDWQNYAETAALCQQNWPLLARAIERGINAPKASSCGRLFDAVACALGCAPQTLSYEGEAACRLEALAATCESVDHPMTLPWRDGVLDLARFWQQWLGWQANPAQKAWAFHDALACGLAAMMRDCANARDIHTLAFGGGVLHNRLLAARLAFYLHDFTLLFPQQLPAGDGALALGQAVIAAARLQV